One Desulforhopalus sp. DNA segment encodes these proteins:
- a CDS encoding 4Fe-4S dicluster domain-containing protein: MRTPDNDHENDKDPSCPAESLSGDSSRRAFLKNLSIGAAAAGAALMTGCVPGADAAANGEMRLRWQEFFKKNYRLMTQEEKDATVDRLERLAALNDDLDLQIGSEPPLPKVLYGYAFNITRCEGFMECVTACIKENNLDRKTHTQYIRIFEMEPGQLDPSTGDGKFFHEVPVDNKFYMGTQCFHCENAPCTKACPTKATWKEPDGIVVVDYDWCIGCRYCQAACPYFGRRFNWGKPEIPRDEITTKQHYLGNRLRPVGKMEKCTFCIQRTRKGRLPACVEACPTGSRVFGNLLDPDSEIRYVLKHKKVFRMKEELGTEPKFWYFID; the protein is encoded by the coding sequence ATGCGTACACCTGATAACGACCACGAAAACGACAAGGATCCCAGCTGTCCCGCCGAATCCCTGTCGGGCGACAGCAGCCGCCGGGCATTTCTCAAGAACCTCTCCATCGGCGCCGCGGCGGCCGGTGCGGCGCTGATGACCGGCTGCGTGCCCGGTGCCGACGCCGCGGCAAACGGTGAGATGCGCCTGCGCTGGCAAGAGTTCTTCAAAAAGAATTACCGGTTGATGACCCAGGAAGAAAAGGACGCGACCGTCGACCGGTTGGAGCGGCTGGCGGCTTTGAACGACGACCTCGATCTGCAGATCGGCAGTGAGCCGCCGCTGCCAAAGGTGCTCTACGGCTATGCCTTCAACATCACCCGCTGCGAGGGCTTTATGGAGTGCGTCACCGCCTGCATCAAGGAAAACAACCTCGACAGGAAGACCCACACCCAATATATCCGCATCTTTGAAATGGAACCTGGCCAGCTCGATCCGAGTACCGGTGACGGCAAGTTCTTCCACGAGGTGCCGGTCGACAACAAGTTCTACATGGGCACCCAGTGCTTCCACTGCGAAAACGCCCCGTGCACCAAGGCCTGCCCGACCAAGGCCACCTGGAAGGAACCGGACGGCATCGTCGTCGTCGACTACGACTGGTGCATCGGCTGCCGCTACTGCCAGGCAGCCTGTCCGTATTTCGGCAGGCGCTTCAACTGGGGCAAGCCCGAGATCCCCCGGGACGAGATCACCACCAAGCAGCACTATCTCGGCAACCGTCTGCGGCCGGTCGGCAAGATGGAGAAGTGCACCTTCTGTATCCAGCGGACGCGCAAGGGCCGGTTGCCGGCCTGTGTCGAGGCCTGCCCGACCGGTTCGCGGGTCTTCGGCAACCTCCTCGACCCGGACAGTGAGATCCGCTACGTACTCAAGCACAAGAAGGTCTTCCGGATGAAGGAAGAACTCGGTACCGAGCCGAAATTCTGGTATTTCATCGATTGA